A genomic window from Lotus japonicus ecotype B-129 chromosome 1, LjGifu_v1.2 includes:
- the LOC130728631 gene encoding putative disease resistance protein At1g50180 isoform X1 yields the protein MFLNRFLFPCYDHLWIWLTHHFAVEGDTIIIMVDSVVNFAVERLGDLLIEEARLLHGVSDQVKKLQTELKRMQCFLRDAERRQDEDETIKNWISEIRQLAYDAEDVIEIYATKVAGGLSFGAKNPFSKGKHLHKVGTEIVSINSRISDLTRSLQTYGLTATRDNEERALEAKRELRWSYSHIVEEFVVGLDEDIERVVGWLVNQDQHSRVVYICGMGGLGKTTLAKNIYHQNAIRRHFDGFAWAYISQQCKKRDVWEGVLLKLTSPSKEERDEIVKMKDEELAKKLYKVQQEKKCLIILDDIWSDNAWDILRPAFPTENTKSKIVFTSRNKGISSHVDPKGLVHELGCLNTEDSWALFKKKAFPKKDDPEFTISNDLERLGRDMVAKCAGLPLAIVVLGGLLATKDTINEWEKIHRSISSYLIRGEERERKSRLDEVLDLSYHDLPCQLKPCFLYLSQFPEDSEIPKTKLIQLWVAEGVVSSQYDIERDETMEDVAERYLANLISRCMVQLGQMGSNGRIKTCRLHDLMRDLCLKKARKEHFLYIIGGSQQNGTTNVTSSSNPSDPRQTDGVRRLAIFLDQQVDQLIPCNDKVNQNLRSLVYFHDKKCRVESWELIKGLFKDFKLLRILDLEGIKGPKGQSLPEEVGNMLWLKFLSLKGTRIQVLPSSLGNLENLQTLNLQTVNKVSWDSTIEIPNVISKLKGLRHLYLPNWCGNVTNNLQLENLTNLQTLVNFPASKCDVKDLLKLKKLRKLVLNDPRYFEKFTESFNPPNERLDCLQSLSLRTDMLSFPDQTIDIEKLVLGCPSLHKLHVEGRVERLPEARLFPPQLSKLTLWGCRLVEDPMVTLEKLPNLKFLSGWEMFDGKRMVCSQNGFPQLKVLALRGLSNLEEWKVENQAMPNLYRLSISDCNKLKTVPDGLKFVTGLRELEIRWMPTSFKTRLGTAGEDYHKVQHVPSIVFFN from the exons ATGTTCCTGAATCGTTTTCTGTTTCCATGTTATGATCATCTATGGATCTG GTTAACTCATCATTTTGCTGTCGAAGGGGACACAATAATCATAATGGTTGATTCAGTTGTGAACTTTGCAGTTGAAAGGCTTGGCGACCTGCTAATTGAAGAGGCCAGGTTGTTACATGGGGTGAGCGACCAAGTAAAAAAATTGCAAACTGAGCTGAAGAGGATGCAGTGTTTTCTAAGAGATGCTGAGAGGAGGCAGGATGAAGACGAGACTATAAAGAATTGGATATCAGAGATCAGACAATTAGCATATGATGCTGAGGATGTGATTGAAATTTATGCAACCAAGGTTGCAGGTGGCCTAAGCTTTGGAGCCAAAAATCCTTTCTCCAAAGGTAAACATCTTCACAAAGTCGGAACTGAGATTGTATCCATTAACTCTCGAATATCTGACCTCACAAGAAGCTTACAAACCTATGGTTTGACTGCAACAAGAGACAATGAAGAGAGAGCTTTGGAGGCAAAAAGAGAATTGAGATGGTCTTATTCTCATATAGTTGAAGAATTTGTAGTTGGCTTAGATGAGGACATAGAACGAGTGGTGGGATGGCTGGTGAATCAAGATCAGCATTCTCGAGTGGTTTACATTTGTGGTATGGGTGGACTTGGCAAAACAACACTGGCCAAAAACATTTACCATCAGAATGCTATTAGACGCCACTTTGACGGTTTTGCTTGGGCCTATATATCTCAGCAGTGCAAGAAAAGAGATGTTTGGGAGGGAGTTTTACTTAAGCTTACTTCTCCTTCCAAAGAGGAGAGGGATGAGATTGTGAAAATGAAGGATGAAGAACTGGCTAAGAAGTTGTACAAAGTTCAGCAAGAGAAAAAATGTTTGATCATTCTGGATGACATATGGAGCGATAATGCATGGGACATTTTGAGGCCTGCCTTTCCAACAGAAAATACAAAGAGCAAGATAGTTTTTACATCCCGCAATAAAGGCATCTCATCACATGTAGATCCCAAAGGCTTGGTTCATGAACTAGGGTGCTTAAATACAGAAGACAGCTGGGCATTGTTTAAGAAGAAAGCTTTTCCAAAAAAAGATGATCCAG AGTTCACAATTAGCAATGACCTTGAAAGATTAGGTAGAGACATGGTTGCCAAATGTGCTGGTCTGCCTTTGGCCATTGTTGTGCTTGGAGGGCTTTTGGCTACAAAGGACACGATCAACGAGTGGGAAAAGATACATAGATCTATAAGTTCATACCTAATAAGAGGAGAGGAACGTGAAAGGAAATCAAGATTAGATGAGGTTTTGGATTTAAGTTACCATGATTTGCCATGCCAACTAAAACCATGTTTTCTCTATTTAAGTCAATTTCCTGAAGATTCTGAGATACCAAAAACTAAATTAATTCAGCTGTGGGTAGCAGAAGGTGTTGTTTCATCTCAATATGATATTGAAAGGGATGAGACCATGGAGGATGTTGCTGAACGCTATCTGGCTAATTTAATCAGCCGCTGCATGGTTCAACTTGGTCAGATGGGATCCAATGGAAGGATTAAAACATGTCGACTCCATGATTTAATGCGTGATTTGTGTTTGAAAAAGGCCAGAAAAGAACATTTTCTGTACATAATTGGTGGATCACAGCAAAATGGTACCACTAATGTTACATCTTCATCTAATCCTTCAGATCCAAGACAAACCGATGGAGTTCGCAGACTTGCTATCTTCTTGGATCAACAGGTTGATCAGTTGATTCCATGCAATGATAAAGTGAATCAAAATCTTAGATCTCTTGTCTATTTCCATGACAAAAAATGTAGAGTGGAAAGCTGGGAGCTAATCAAGGGTCTTTTCAAGGACTTCAAATTACTAAGAATTCTTGATCTTGAAGGAATTAAAGGACCAAAGGGACAGTCATTGCCTGAAGAAGTGGGAAATATGTTATGGTTGAAGTTTCTTAGCCTGAAAGGTACTCGTATACAAGTTCTACCATCTTCCTTGGGCAATTTGGAGAATTTGCAAACCTTGAATTTGCAAACTGTAAATAAAGTGAGCTGGGATTCAACTATAGAAATTCCAAATGTAATAAGTAAGTTGAAAGGGCTGAGACATTTATATCTTCCCAATTGGTGTGGGAATGTTACTAATAACCTGCAACTGGAAAATTTGACAAATTTACAAACACTTGTAAATTTTCCTGCCAGCAAATGCGATGTAAAAGATCTGCTGAAATTGAAAAAGCTCAGAAAACTAGTACTGAATGACCCAAGGTATTTTGAAAAGTTCACGGAAAGTTTCAATCCCCCTAATGAAAGGTTGGACTGCCTTCAATCATTGTCCTTAAGGACTGACATGCTTTCATTCCCTGATCAGACAATAGATATTGAAAAATTGGTGCTTGGTTGTCCTTCCCTCCATAAACTGCATGTAGAAGGGCGGGTAGAAAGATTGCCAGAAGCCCGATTATTTCCTCCGCAACTTTCAAAGTTAACTTTGTGGGGTTGTAGACTGGTGGAAGATCCTATGGTAACATTAGAGAAACTTCCCAACTTGAAATTCTTGAGTGGGTGGGAAATGTTTGATGGAAAGAGAATGGTGTGCTCACAGAATGGTTTTCCTCAACTTAAAGTTCTGGCTCTTCGTGGCTTGTCTAATCTAGAGGAGTGGAAGGTGGAGAATCAAGCCATGCCTAATCTTTACCGATTAAGCATATCTGATTGTAACAAGTTAAAGACTGTTCCTGATGGACTAAAATTTGTCACTGGTCTCCGGGAGCTAGAGATCAGATGGATGCCTACATCATTCAAGACCAGGCTTGGAACTGCTGGAGAGGATTACCACAAAGTCCAACATGTGCCATCCATTGTGTTTTTTAACTAG
- the LOC130728631 gene encoding putative disease resistance protein At1g50180 isoform X2, whose translation MVDSVVNFAVERLGDLLIEEARLLHGVSDQVKKLQTELKRMQCFLRDAERRQDEDETIKNWISEIRQLAYDAEDVIEIYATKVAGGLSFGAKNPFSKGKHLHKVGTEIVSINSRISDLTRSLQTYGLTATRDNEERALEAKRELRWSYSHIVEEFVVGLDEDIERVVGWLVNQDQHSRVVYICGMGGLGKTTLAKNIYHQNAIRRHFDGFAWAYISQQCKKRDVWEGVLLKLTSPSKEERDEIVKMKDEELAKKLYKVQQEKKCLIILDDIWSDNAWDILRPAFPTENTKSKIVFTSRNKGISSHVDPKGLVHELGCLNTEDSWALFKKKAFPKKDDPEFTISNDLERLGRDMVAKCAGLPLAIVVLGGLLATKDTINEWEKIHRSISSYLIRGEERERKSRLDEVLDLSYHDLPCQLKPCFLYLSQFPEDSEIPKTKLIQLWVAEGVVSSQYDIERDETMEDVAERYLANLISRCMVQLGQMGSNGRIKTCRLHDLMRDLCLKKARKEHFLYIIGGSQQNGTTNVTSSSNPSDPRQTDGVRRLAIFLDQQVDQLIPCNDKVNQNLRSLVYFHDKKCRVESWELIKGLFKDFKLLRILDLEGIKGPKGQSLPEEVGNMLWLKFLSLKGTRIQVLPSSLGNLENLQTLNLQTVNKVSWDSTIEIPNVISKLKGLRHLYLPNWCGNVTNNLQLENLTNLQTLVNFPASKCDVKDLLKLKKLRKLVLNDPRYFEKFTESFNPPNERLDCLQSLSLRTDMLSFPDQTIDIEKLVLGCPSLHKLHVEGRVERLPEARLFPPQLSKLTLWGCRLVEDPMVTLEKLPNLKFLSGWEMFDGKRMVCSQNGFPQLKVLALRGLSNLEEWKVENQAMPNLYRLSISDCNKLKTVPDGLKFVTGLRELEIRWMPTSFKTRLGTAGEDYHKVQHVPSIVFFN comes from the exons ATGGTTGATTCAGTTGTGAACTTTGCAGTTGAAAGGCTTGGCGACCTGCTAATTGAAGAGGCCAGGTTGTTACATGGGGTGAGCGACCAAGTAAAAAAATTGCAAACTGAGCTGAAGAGGATGCAGTGTTTTCTAAGAGATGCTGAGAGGAGGCAGGATGAAGACGAGACTATAAAGAATTGGATATCAGAGATCAGACAATTAGCATATGATGCTGAGGATGTGATTGAAATTTATGCAACCAAGGTTGCAGGTGGCCTAAGCTTTGGAGCCAAAAATCCTTTCTCCAAAGGTAAACATCTTCACAAAGTCGGAACTGAGATTGTATCCATTAACTCTCGAATATCTGACCTCACAAGAAGCTTACAAACCTATGGTTTGACTGCAACAAGAGACAATGAAGAGAGAGCTTTGGAGGCAAAAAGAGAATTGAGATGGTCTTATTCTCATATAGTTGAAGAATTTGTAGTTGGCTTAGATGAGGACATAGAACGAGTGGTGGGATGGCTGGTGAATCAAGATCAGCATTCTCGAGTGGTTTACATTTGTGGTATGGGTGGACTTGGCAAAACAACACTGGCCAAAAACATTTACCATCAGAATGCTATTAGACGCCACTTTGACGGTTTTGCTTGGGCCTATATATCTCAGCAGTGCAAGAAAAGAGATGTTTGGGAGGGAGTTTTACTTAAGCTTACTTCTCCTTCCAAAGAGGAGAGGGATGAGATTGTGAAAATGAAGGATGAAGAACTGGCTAAGAAGTTGTACAAAGTTCAGCAAGAGAAAAAATGTTTGATCATTCTGGATGACATATGGAGCGATAATGCATGGGACATTTTGAGGCCTGCCTTTCCAACAGAAAATACAAAGAGCAAGATAGTTTTTACATCCCGCAATAAAGGCATCTCATCACATGTAGATCCCAAAGGCTTGGTTCATGAACTAGGGTGCTTAAATACAGAAGACAGCTGGGCATTGTTTAAGAAGAAAGCTTTTCCAAAAAAAGATGATCCAG AGTTCACAATTAGCAATGACCTTGAAAGATTAGGTAGAGACATGGTTGCCAAATGTGCTGGTCTGCCTTTGGCCATTGTTGTGCTTGGAGGGCTTTTGGCTACAAAGGACACGATCAACGAGTGGGAAAAGATACATAGATCTATAAGTTCATACCTAATAAGAGGAGAGGAACGTGAAAGGAAATCAAGATTAGATGAGGTTTTGGATTTAAGTTACCATGATTTGCCATGCCAACTAAAACCATGTTTTCTCTATTTAAGTCAATTTCCTGAAGATTCTGAGATACCAAAAACTAAATTAATTCAGCTGTGGGTAGCAGAAGGTGTTGTTTCATCTCAATATGATATTGAAAGGGATGAGACCATGGAGGATGTTGCTGAACGCTATCTGGCTAATTTAATCAGCCGCTGCATGGTTCAACTTGGTCAGATGGGATCCAATGGAAGGATTAAAACATGTCGACTCCATGATTTAATGCGTGATTTGTGTTTGAAAAAGGCCAGAAAAGAACATTTTCTGTACATAATTGGTGGATCACAGCAAAATGGTACCACTAATGTTACATCTTCATCTAATCCTTCAGATCCAAGACAAACCGATGGAGTTCGCAGACTTGCTATCTTCTTGGATCAACAGGTTGATCAGTTGATTCCATGCAATGATAAAGTGAATCAAAATCTTAGATCTCTTGTCTATTTCCATGACAAAAAATGTAGAGTGGAAAGCTGGGAGCTAATCAAGGGTCTTTTCAAGGACTTCAAATTACTAAGAATTCTTGATCTTGAAGGAATTAAAGGACCAAAGGGACAGTCATTGCCTGAAGAAGTGGGAAATATGTTATGGTTGAAGTTTCTTAGCCTGAAAGGTACTCGTATACAAGTTCTACCATCTTCCTTGGGCAATTTGGAGAATTTGCAAACCTTGAATTTGCAAACTGTAAATAAAGTGAGCTGGGATTCAACTATAGAAATTCCAAATGTAATAAGTAAGTTGAAAGGGCTGAGACATTTATATCTTCCCAATTGGTGTGGGAATGTTACTAATAACCTGCAACTGGAAAATTTGACAAATTTACAAACACTTGTAAATTTTCCTGCCAGCAAATGCGATGTAAAAGATCTGCTGAAATTGAAAAAGCTCAGAAAACTAGTACTGAATGACCCAAGGTATTTTGAAAAGTTCACGGAAAGTTTCAATCCCCCTAATGAAAGGTTGGACTGCCTTCAATCATTGTCCTTAAGGACTGACATGCTTTCATTCCCTGATCAGACAATAGATATTGAAAAATTGGTGCTTGGTTGTCCTTCCCTCCATAAACTGCATGTAGAAGGGCGGGTAGAAAGATTGCCAGAAGCCCGATTATTTCCTCCGCAACTTTCAAAGTTAACTTTGTGGGGTTGTAGACTGGTGGAAGATCCTATGGTAACATTAGAGAAACTTCCCAACTTGAAATTCTTGAGTGGGTGGGAAATGTTTGATGGAAAGAGAATGGTGTGCTCACAGAATGGTTTTCCTCAACTTAAAGTTCTGGCTCTTCGTGGCTTGTCTAATCTAGAGGAGTGGAAGGTGGAGAATCAAGCCATGCCTAATCTTTACCGATTAAGCATATCTGATTGTAACAAGTTAAAGACTGTTCCTGATGGACTAAAATTTGTCACTGGTCTCCGGGAGCTAGAGATCAGATGGATGCCTACATCATTCAAGACCAGGCTTGGAACTGCTGGAGAGGATTACCACAAAGTCCAACATGTGCCATCCATTGTGTTTTTTAACTAG